In Nitrospirota bacterium, one DNA window encodes the following:
- a CDS encoding phosphate-starvation-inducible PsiE family protein produces the protein MKYFTKIIDVMIKFMVPIVIIALMMGLARVILDLRAVFGSRTIASAFDLMVTNILSMFIAIELLRSIIEYFAVHRLKITFITDAALVFVLREIMIGLYERSLERGMIIALAALILVIGVIRTLAVVFSPEKYQETEGTPHG, from the coding sequence ATGAAATACTTCACAAAGATCATCGACGTCATGATCAAGTTCATGGTCCCGATCGTTATTATTGCCCTCATGATGGGGCTCGCGAGGGTCATCCTTGACCTGCGCGCCGTGTTCGGGAGCCGGACCATTGCATCGGCCTTCGACCTGATGGTGACCAACATCCTTTCGATGTTCATCGCCATCGAGCTGCTCCGCAGCATCATAGAGTACTTTGCCGTGCACCGGCTCAAGATAACGTTCATCACCGACGCGGCACTCGTATTCGTGCTCCGCGAGATCATGATCGGGCTCTACGAGCGCAGTCTGGAAAGGGGCATGATCATCGCGCTCGCGGCCCTGATCCTCGTGATCGGCGTCATCAGGACCCTGGCTGTCGTCTTCTCGCCGGAAAAATATCAGGAAACGGAAGGAACCCCTCATGGATAA
- a CDS encoding PHP domain-containing protein produces the protein MMLCDFHIHTSFSDGSLELGKTVDLFGQAGFDVIAITDHVVNGDNAIGKVTRRFNLSVRGDTFDDYLAAVKDEAKRAWEKYGMLVIPGVEISKNYFSKEESAHFLLLDIKEFIPACMSCEDIFEEAKRQDSLVVACHPHHTPDPMNPDTLYLWNNRDKYAKYIDAWEIANRDDVFNVISLKKYPYIANSDFHKARHLYSWKTMLNCEKDVESVKNCIKHNRGVAITLFRN, from the coding sequence ATGATGCTGTGTGATTTTCATATCCACACGTCTTTTTCCGACGGTTCCCTAGAGCTGGGAAAGACCGTCGACCTTTTCGGCCAGGCGGGCTTCGACGTCATCGCCATCACAGACCACGTCGTAAACGGCGACAACGCAATCGGCAAGGTCACCCGCAGGTTCAACCTTTCGGTGCGCGGCGATACCTTCGACGACTACCTGGCCGCGGTTAAGGACGAGGCGAAGCGGGCGTGGGAGAAATACGGGATGCTCGTGATCCCTGGCGTTGAGATCAGCAAAAACTATTTTTCAAAAGAAGAATCCGCCCATTTCCTCCTCCTGGACATCAAGGAATTCATCCCCGCCTGCATGAGTTGCGAAGACATTTTTGAAGAGGCGAAGCGGCAGGACTCGCTGGTCGTGGCATGCCATCCGCACCACACTCCCGACCCCATGAACCCCGACACGCTGTACCTCTGGAACAACCGGGACAAATACGCCAAGTACATCGACGCCTGGGAGATCGCGAACCGGGACGACGTGTTCAACGTGATCAGCCTGAAAAAATATCCCTACATCGCGAACAGCGATTTTCACAAGGCCCGCCACCTGTACTCGTGGAAGACTATGTTGAACTGCGAGAAGGATGTGGAATCGGTGAAAAACTGCATCAAGCACAACCGGGGCGTGGCCATCACGCTCTTTCGGAACTGA
- a CDS encoding GNAT family N-acyltransferase has product MLEQMETDRIFTLAPDIKDPLQKKLFSMVKGPIEHVLAFPRLNKAYAEVSRMRDKRPFPDKVLELLDVAYDLNDRDLAKLPASGPAIVVANHPYGGIEGVILASLLRSIRSDVKFMANSLLACIPEMRELLIGVNPFKQDGAVRQNFKPIRETLQWVANGGLLVVFPAGEVSHFDLRKGAITDPAWSPTIARVIRRTEAPVLPIFFLGTNSPAFHMAGMVHPLLRTAMLPNELLNKGRRKIRVRVGDLIPFQKLAGIEQDAEMMEYLRMRTYILEHRALKADAISNRPVRRRIPAAIMTRPIIPPQPPLVLAGEVSRLAPSQTLAESGDHLVIQARAEQIPHVLLEIGRLREVTFRAVGEGTGNAVDLDGFDQTYLHLFIWNRGKNEVVGAYRIGLTDELVKQQGVRGIYTSTLFQYDGEFLKRLGPALELGRSFVRPEYQRSYAPLLLLWKGIGRYIVDNPHYRTLFGPVSITDEYQALSRQLIVRFLKMNRYRNDMAELVKARRPVRIRPLKDWDMEIAMRCAKDDIEDISGLIASIESDQKGIPILLKQYLKLGGRIIGFNVDPAFGNVVDGLIMVDLAETEPKMLERYLGKEGSQQFLAYHRAMRSENHGHCA; this is encoded by the coding sequence ATGCTCGAACAAATGGAAACGGACCGGATCTTCACCCTTGCTCCCGACATCAAGGACCCGCTGCAGAAAAAGCTGTTCTCGATGGTAAAGGGACCGATCGAACATGTTCTTGCGTTCCCCCGGCTGAACAAGGCCTATGCCGAAGTTTCGCGGATGAGGGACAAACGGCCCTTTCCAGACAAGGTCCTGGAGCTGCTCGATGTGGCCTATGACCTCAATGACAGAGATCTTGCAAAGCTTCCGGCGTCGGGACCGGCCATCGTTGTGGCGAACCATCCCTATGGCGGGATCGAAGGCGTCATCCTTGCATCCCTCCTCCGTTCCATCCGAAGCGATGTGAAGTTCATGGCAAATTCTCTCCTCGCCTGCATTCCCGAGATGCGAGAGCTGCTTATCGGCGTGAACCCTTTCAAGCAGGACGGCGCGGTGCGCCAGAACTTCAAGCCTATCCGTGAAACGCTGCAGTGGGTTGCAAACGGCGGCTTGCTGGTCGTGTTCCCCGCTGGTGAGGTCTCGCACTTCGACCTCCGGAAAGGAGCGATCACCGATCCCGCCTGGAGCCCGACGATCGCGCGCGTCATCCGGAGGACGGAAGCTCCGGTCCTCCCGATCTTCTTTCTGGGGACGAACAGCCCGGCTTTCCACATGGCGGGAATGGTCCATCCCCTGCTCAGGACCGCGATGCTGCCCAACGAGCTCCTGAACAAAGGCCGCAGGAAGATCCGTGTTCGCGTCGGCGACCTTATCCCCTTCCAGAAATTGGCAGGCATCGAGCAGGATGCGGAGATGATGGAATATCTCCGCATGCGCACCTACATCCTGGAGCACCGGGCCTTGAAAGCGGACGCCATCAGCAACCGACCCGTCCGGCGTAGGATCCCTGCTGCGATCATGACCAGGCCGATCATTCCTCCGCAGCCTCCCCTGGTTCTCGCGGGGGAGGTCAGCCGCCTCGCCCCGAGCCAGACGCTCGCAGAGAGCGGAGATCATCTGGTGATCCAGGCCCGGGCGGAACAGATACCCCATGTACTGCTCGAGATCGGACGTCTCCGGGAGGTCACGTTCCGCGCCGTGGGTGAAGGGACCGGTAACGCCGTGGACCTGGATGGCTTCGATCAGACCTATCTCCATCTCTTCATATGGAACCGCGGGAAGAACGAGGTGGTCGGCGCGTACCGCATCGGCCTCACCGACGAACTCGTAAAGCAGCAGGGTGTCCGGGGCATCTACACGAGCACGCTTTTCCAATACGACGGGGAGTTCCTGAAACGTCTTGGCCCGGCGCTGGAACTGGGCCGCTCCTTTGTCCGCCCCGAATACCAGCGGTCCTATGCGCCTCTCCTCCTGCTCTGGAAGGGGATCGGCAGGTATATCGTGGATAATCCCCATTACCGGACCCTGTTCGGTCCGGTAAGCATCACCGATGAATATCAGGCCCTGTCGCGGCAGTTGATCGTGCGCTTCCTGAAAATGAACCGGTACCGGAACGACATGGCGGAGCTGGTCAAAGCCAGGAGGCCGGTCAGGATCCGGCCGCTCAAGGACTGGGACATGGAGATTGCCATGCGATGCGCAAAGGACGATATCGAGGACATCTCCGGCCTGATCGCCTCGATCGAAAGCGACCAGAAGGGCATCCCCATTCTGCTGAAGCAGTATCTCAAGCTCGGTGGACGGATCATCGGGTTCAATGTGGACCCCGCCTTCGGCAACGTCGTCGACGGTCTGATCATGGTGGATCTTGCCGAAACAGAGCCGAAGATGCTGGAGCGATACCTGGGCAAGGAAGGGTCGCAGCAGTTCCTCGCCTACCATCGGGCAATGCGATCGGAGAACCATGGGCACTGCGCGTGA
- a CDS encoding DUF5132 domain-containing protein: protein MALLEDGLKGNLATGLAIGIGAAILAPIVVPLFANVAKPLAKAAIKGGIQLFERGKETFAEIAEITEDIVAEAKSELAESQAAAVAGVTGAAAAIPPQPGSESAG from the coding sequence ATGGCTCTGTTGGAAGACGGATTGAAGGGAAATCTAGCTACCGGTCTTGCGATCGGCATCGGTGCCGCGATCCTGGCTCCCATCGTGGTCCCGCTCTTTGCGAACGTGGCGAAGCCCCTTGCAAAGGCCGCTATAAAAGGGGGGATTCAGCTCTTTGAACGGGGCAAGGAGACCTTCGCGGAGATCGCCGAGATCACCGAGGACATCGTTGCCGAGGCGAAGTCGGAGCTTGCCGAGTCCCAAGCCGCAGCAGTAGCGGGCGTGACCGGCGCGGCAGCAGCCATTCCGCCGCAGCCGGGCAGTGAGTCAGCGGGGTGA
- a CDS encoding HAMP domain-containing sensor histidine kinase has protein sequence MNNAAGAPQSSAGKSSWLWSSLVRTEARRAGLSLYEILGVAELMRVAYEKDELESLQQRLAILQTDAAELSSSLSNIIELSRLEAEPVEMTMQRFDVVALLHDVAQTARAAIGQKPVRVMDVPAPRPVFFVSDPGKVRRIMTELANNAVKFTDRGRIALILNKDDDRLRITVTDTGKGMNPGQIANLLEPGEGPTGEIPADAPPGMGLMIVKYLIAALEGSLTVSSRIGEGTIIEVTLPCGERPAVPVTIGSGEPAPDHGR, from the coding sequence GTGAATAATGCAGCAGGCGCCCCGCAATCATCGGCCGGGAAATCTTCATGGCTGTGGTCTTCGCTTGTCAGGACCGAGGCCCGCAGAGCAGGCCTCAGCCTGTACGAGATCCTCGGCGTCGCGGAGCTGATGCGCGTGGCCTATGAAAAGGACGAGTTGGAAAGCCTTCAGCAGCGGCTTGCCATCCTCCAGACCGATGCGGCGGAGCTTTCGTCGTCGCTGTCAAACATCATCGAGCTGTCCCGCCTGGAGGCGGAGCCGGTGGAGATGACGATGCAGCGCTTCGACGTCGTGGCGTTGCTCCACGATGTTGCGCAGACGGCCCGGGCCGCCATCGGGCAGAAACCGGTCAGGGTCATGGATGTCCCGGCTCCCCGTCCGGTTTTCTTCGTATCGGACCCCGGGAAGGTGCGACGGATCATGACCGAGCTTGCAAACAATGCCGTCAAGTTCACGGACCGGGGACGGATTGCCCTGATCCTGAACAAGGATGACGACCGGCTGAGGATCACCGTTACGGACACGGGAAAGGGAATGAACCCCGGGCAGATCGCGAACCTGCTGGAACCGGGCGAAGGGCCCACCGGCGAGATCCCTGCAGATGCCCCCCCGGGCATGGGGCTTATGATCGTCAAATATCTTATCGCAGCACTCGAAGGCAGCCTTACCGTCTCGAGCAGGATCGGAGAAGGGACGATCATAGAAGTGACGCTCCCCTGCGGGGAACGGCCTGCCGTCCCTGTAACGATCGGCAGCGGAGA
- a CDS encoding lysylphosphatidylglycerol synthase transmembrane domain-containing protein has translation MGTARDGSIDGSRRDSPGSALLERLSGPFRKLLVLVPVGIIGNILYCLATTDRGVVASIVHFTPGYLLLAALLSVVPWFTCSLRLFIWSRFLKQPLEYGEAFRIAVTADLGGALTPPLVGGSAVKIGMLMNRGYSAGTSLSLPALENMEDALFFLVMVPLALTASSSWDLPQISGMHFFAVGHWLLAAGAGVLAVGVLALVLTRRGIGLRWPVSLDKLREKTLTTLRNFLMTFRLVGSRGKTVLLLTIVLTAVQWTCRYSIISLLLAGIGVPVRPVLFMVLQVFVFALMTLVPTPGASGGAEVIFSLLYKPFLPDGTIGLATLGWRFFTFYLHLLLAAALSVLLWWRPARTGQKAGEQQEAAGELALNEE, from the coding sequence ATGGGCACTGCGCGTGACGGCTCGATCGACGGGTCGCGCCGGGATTCACCGGGAAGCGCACTTCTGGAACGATTGAGCGGGCCGTTTCGAAAGCTGCTCGTTCTCGTACCTGTCGGGATCATCGGCAATATCCTGTACTGCCTGGCCACGACAGACCGGGGGGTTGTTGCTTCGATCGTCCATTTCACCCCCGGGTATCTCCTCCTTGCCGCCCTGCTGAGCGTCGTTCCCTGGTTCACCTGCTCCCTCAGGCTGTTCATCTGGAGCAGGTTTCTCAAGCAACCGCTCGAGTATGGAGAGGCATTCCGGATTGCGGTCACGGCGGATCTGGGAGGCGCTCTAACGCCTCCCCTGGTCGGAGGCAGCGCGGTCAAGATCGGCATGCTGATGAACCGCGGCTACAGCGCCGGGACGTCTTTGTCGCTTCCGGCCCTCGAAAACATGGAAGACGCCCTTTTTTTTCTGGTCATGGTCCCGCTGGCGCTGACGGCTTCTTCATCTTGGGACCTGCCCCAGATCAGCGGCATGCACTTTTTTGCGGTTGGGCACTGGTTGCTTGCCGCGGGGGCAGGCGTACTTGCTGTCGGCGTATTGGCGCTGGTTCTCACAAGACGCGGGATCGGCTTGCGCTGGCCTGTGAGTCTTGACAAGCTCCGGGAGAAGACCCTGACCACGCTCCGGAATTTTCTCATGACCTTCCGGCTGGTCGGGAGCAGGGGGAAAACCGTACTTCTGCTGACCATAGTGCTCACTGCTGTCCAGTGGACCTGCCGCTATTCGATCATTTCCCTGCTGCTCGCCGGCATCGGGGTCCCGGTCCGTCCGGTCCTGTTCATGGTGCTCCAGGTGTTCGTGTTCGCACTGATGACCCTCGTGCCGACACCGGGCGCATCGGGCGGGGCCGAGGTCATTTTTTCGCTCCTGTACAAGCCGTTTCTTCCGGACGGAACGATCGGACTGGCAACGCTGGGCTGGCGATTTTTCACCTTCTACCTCCACCTCCTGCTCGCGGCCGCGCTCTCGGTGCTGCTCTGGTGGCGGCCGGCAAGAACAGGGCAAAAGGCCGGTGAGCAGCAAGAGGCAGCCGGCGAATTGGCCCTGAATGAGGAGTGA
- a CDS encoding glycoside hydrolase family 1 protein yields MQENQKKKIFPPDFQWGVATSAFQLEGAPDADWTTWDPVLVTKPDITDHYRLFRQDLELLKELGVNAYRFSLEWSRIQPRPDTWNEEAIGHYQEIIDIIRSYNIEPMVTLHHFTHPKWFMERTPWHRSLSIEKFLRYTEAMASALKGVRYWITFNEPYVILLGGYLEGCTPPGMRDVPRSLLALKNIFTSHGKAYDIIHRYVPDAQVSIAHNMSVFAPWKRWNPLDRLLKKSANFFYNHSIINAFQTGVFVIKFPFYRPVEIEIPIRGKLDFFGVNYYTRIHLRFNPFKKMGVELRHMDIDGNGLTKLGWEIHPRGLEKVLRYASRLNLPLYVTENGIATHDTEEKVKYMKKHVDVVERCLRDGLNVKGYFYWTLIDNYEWLQGLDARFGLYKVDFETLQRTPTYAATYYAYLIQSRSSM; encoded by the coding sequence ATGCAGGAAAATCAGAAAAAAAAGATCTTTCCCCCGGATTTTCAATGGGGCGTCGCCACCTCGGCATTCCAGCTCGAAGGCGCGCCCGACGCGGACTGGACGACGTGGGACCCGGTGCTGGTGACCAAGCCGGACATCACCGACCATTACCGTCTGTTCCGGCAGGACCTGGAGCTTCTGAAGGAGCTGGGGGTCAATGCATACCGGTTCTCCCTGGAATGGAGCAGGATCCAGCCCCGCCCCGACACGTGGAACGAAGAGGCCATCGGGCACTACCAGGAGATCATCGACATCATCCGAAGCTACAACATCGAACCCATGGTCACCCTCCATCATTTCACGCACCCGAAATGGTTCATGGAGCGGACGCCCTGGCACCGGTCCCTGTCGATCGAAAAGTTCCTCCGCTATACCGAAGCGATGGCCTCGGCCCTAAAGGGGGTCCGGTACTGGATCACGTTCAATGAGCCCTACGTGATCCTGCTCGGCGGCTACCTGGAGGGCTGCACGCCTCCCGGCATGCGGGACGTGCCCCGTTCGCTCCTCGCCCTGAAGAACATCTTCACGTCCCATGGAAAGGCCTATGACATCATTCATCGCTACGTTCCCGATGCGCAGGTGAGCATCGCGCACAATATGTCGGTGTTCGCGCCCTGGAAGCGTTGGAACCCGCTCGACCGGCTGCTCAAAAAATCGGCCAATTTCTTCTACAACCACTCCATCATCAATGCCTTCCAGACAGGCGTCTTCGTCATCAAGTTCCCCTTCTACCGTCCCGTGGAGATCGAGATCCCCATCCGGGGCAAGCTCGACTTTTTCGGCGTCAATTACTACACGAGGATCCATTTGCGTTTCAACCCCTTCAAGAAGATGGGCGTCGAGCTCCGTCACATGGACATTGACGGTAACGGGCTCACCAAGCTGGGCTGGGAGATCCATCCGCGCGGGCTCGAAAAGGTCCTGCGCTATGCGTCCCGCCTGAACCTCCCGCTCTACGTCACGGAGAACGGCATTGCCACGCACGACACCGAAGAAAAGGTCAAGTACATGAAGAAGCACGTGGACGTCGTCGAGCGCTGCCTCCGGGACGGGCTGAACGTCAAGGGGTACTTCTACTGGACCCTGATCGACAATTATGAATGGCTGCAGGGCCTCGACGCCCGTTTCGGGCTCTACAAGGTAGACTTCGAGACTCTCCAGCGCACCCCCACCTATGCCGCGACCTATTATGCATACCTCATCCAAAGCCGTTCATCGATGTAA
- a CDS encoding glycosyltransferase has product MTLFLICAAISLIGIVLTLLQAWSAHTLIRKDRTTTGPQPPLSILKPLRGIDDNLFDNLASFCTQDYPEYEVLFALQDRNDAAYKVACKVQEKYPDRDITIVVERCNVGLNPKINNLIPAYRKSRHPYILISDSNVLVGPDYLREIASHTKDADVGLVSSLIRGVGGRTFGAILENLHLNSFIIGSVSFLDRFLGMSCVIGKSMLMKKSDFEALGGFPAFKDILAEDFIIGREMSRAGKKVALSNYLINNVNEYWDVKRFLNRHTRWGKLRWRIGGLKYFSEILANPIFVASLPILFTGPSRMTLSFAALVSLVKMFADSFMGRSIRTQVPAASGTNSLQYVLVPIKDIIIGLVWFVPIVSATVVWRGNRYRIGSDSRLSPMPESGVWSWGYRMTDYIRARLA; this is encoded by the coding sequence ATGACACTGTTTCTGATCTGCGCAGCAATCTCTCTCATCGGGATCGTGCTTACCCTGCTCCAGGCGTGGTCGGCACACACGCTCATCAGGAAGGACAGGACAACGACAGGCCCGCAGCCGCCCCTATCGATCCTGAAGCCGCTCCGCGGCATCGACGACAATCTATTCGACAACCTCGCGAGCTTCTGCACGCAGGACTATCCTGAATACGAGGTCCTTTTCGCCCTGCAGGACCGGAACGATGCGGCTTACAAGGTGGCATGCAAGGTCCAGGAAAAATATCCCGACCGCGACATCACCATCGTTGTGGAACGCTGCAACGTGGGGCTGAACCCGAAGATCAACAACCTGATCCCCGCATACCGCAAAAGCCGCCATCCCTACATCCTGATCAGCGACAGCAACGTGCTGGTAGGGCCCGACTATCTCCGCGAGATCGCAAGCCACACGAAGGACGCCGACGTGGGGCTCGTGAGCAGCCTCATCCGGGGCGTCGGCGGCCGCACGTTCGGAGCGATTCTCGAGAACCTGCACCTGAACTCCTTCATAATCGGGAGCGTCAGCTTTCTCGACCGGTTCCTCGGCATGTCCTGCGTCATCGGGAAATCCATGCTGATGAAAAAGAGCGACTTCGAGGCCCTGGGAGGGTTCCCGGCGTTCAAGGATATTCTGGCCGAGGATTTCATCATCGGCAGGGAAATGAGCAGGGCCGGCAAAAAGGTCGCCCTTTCGAACTACCTGATCAACAACGTCAACGAATACTGGGACGTCAAGCGCTTCCTGAACCGGCATACCCGTTGGGGAAAGCTCCGCTGGAGGATCGGCGGCCTCAAGTATTTCTCTGAGATCCTCGCAAACCCGATCTTCGTCGCTTCCCTGCCAATCCTCTTCACCGGGCCATCGAGAATGACGCTTTCCTTCGCGGCGCTCGTCAGCCTCGTCAAGATGTTCGCTGATTCGTTCATGGGGAGAAGCATCCGGACGCAGGTGCCTGCCGCTTCGGGAACGAATTCGCTCCAGTACGTGCTCGTGCCCATCAAGGACATCATCATCGGGCTGGTCTGGTTCGTGCCGATCGTGAGCGCGACCGTCGTCTGGCGCGGAAACCGCTATCGTATCGGCAGCGACTCGCGGCTGTCGCCTATGCCCGAGAGCGGGGTCTGGTCCTGGGGCTACCGCATGACGGACTATATTCGGGCGCGTCTTGCGTAA